From a region of the Agrobacterium larrymoorei genome:
- a CDS encoding M20 aminoacylase family protein yields MNIAVDPVKAPAPEIIDLIATYVPELVDIRHDLHRHPEIGFEEVRTSGIVAEKLASWGIKVHRGYGKTGLVGVLRGKHAGNRVIGLRADMDALPMPEETGLPYASIYPGKFHGCGHDVHTTILLGAARYLAETRDFAGSVVFIFQPAEEGLGGARAMIADGLFKDFPVDELYGLHNSSHAAPNHLKVSPGTILAGADFFDIRLKGKGAHAAHPNVANDPVPAIGELITALQTIVSRNVSPTEPAVLSITRIEAGSAYNVIPETASIAGTVRAFSDTVREIIRSRIQTISDHIAQAHGLSAEVDIRDIFSVLTNDDASVEIVADVARQVLGEARVSTEPSRFMGSEDFADLLKHAPGAFFTLGHSGTVPAHNPGFIVDDAILPVGATLFARLVESRLKPV; encoded by the coding sequence GTGAATATTGCCGTAGATCCCGTCAAAGCGCCAGCACCTGAGATTATCGACCTGATTGCGACCTATGTTCCGGAACTGGTTGATATCAGGCACGATCTGCACCGCCACCCGGAAATTGGTTTCGAAGAAGTCCGAACCTCCGGCATCGTCGCGGAAAAGCTGGCCTCTTGGGGTATCAAGGTTCATCGCGGTTATGGCAAGACTGGCCTCGTCGGTGTGCTTCGCGGCAAACATGCGGGTAACCGCGTCATCGGTCTGCGCGCCGATATGGACGCTCTGCCGATGCCGGAAGAAACCGGCTTGCCTTACGCTTCCATCTATCCCGGTAAATTCCATGGATGTGGGCATGACGTTCACACCACGATACTGCTGGGAGCGGCCCGCTATCTCGCGGAGACCCGTGACTTTGCAGGTTCGGTGGTCTTCATCTTCCAGCCCGCCGAAGAGGGGCTTGGCGGTGCACGCGCGATGATCGCCGACGGGCTGTTCAAGGATTTCCCGGTCGATGAGTTGTACGGGCTGCACAATTCGTCACATGCCGCGCCCAATCACCTCAAAGTATCACCGGGAACCATCCTGGCGGGGGCCGATTTTTTCGATATCAGGCTGAAGGGCAAGGGCGCGCATGCGGCCCATCCGAATGTAGCGAACGATCCCGTGCCAGCAATCGGTGAACTCATCACCGCCTTGCAGACGATTGTCAGCCGCAATGTCTCGCCCACCGAACCGGCGGTCTTGTCGATCACGCGCATCGAGGCCGGTTCGGCCTACAATGTCATTCCAGAGACAGCGTCGATTGCCGGAACGGTGCGTGCCTTCTCAGATACGGTACGCGAAATCATCCGCTCGCGCATCCAAACGATCTCGGACCATATAGCTCAGGCTCACGGCCTTTCGGCAGAGGTCGATATTCGCGACATCTTCTCGGTTCTAACCAATGACGACGCTTCGGTAGAAATCGTTGCCGATGTGGCACGTCAGGTCTTGGGTGAGGCTCGCGTATCTACGGAGCCCAGCCGCTTCATGGGCAGCGAAGACTTTGCCGATCTTTTGAAACATGCGCCCGGTGCGTTTTTCACACTCGGCCATTCGGGCACCGTACCAGCCCACAATCCCGGCTTCATCGTTGATGATGCGATCCTTCCGGTCGGCGCAACACTGTTTGCGCGTCTGGTGGAAAGCCGTCTCAAACCGGTCTGA
- a CDS encoding ABC transporter substrate-binding protein — protein MADAARRKVTQPDTVWYARCPAPTPLSIAAQLGWIEGSFAAHGIGVTSIRDATDPAIRQSHFDHRLDWSFRQGGNIPPIWTRSKGRQTRLIGLTRTDEFQAVIALPESSVTRGADLKGRRIGLPKRPNEIIDFQCATSLKGIVSALTISGLSSDDVELVDIGASEPVLLNPTDQRLQGLKRRFPYGEEIAALHRGEIDAFFVKGAEGVTVANLIGAQVVVSTGFHPDPKIRINNGTPRPLTVDATFADERPDLVAELVSVVQRVSQWANENPEDAVRFIAREIGVSEDAVLAANGPGVHRQLVLDLDPAEVDAISHFKDFLLEWKFIPADFNVQDWLDPRPLAASPRQLVK, from the coding sequence ATGGCAGACGCAGCTCGTCGAAAGGTAACGCAACCAGACACCGTGTGGTATGCCCGCTGCCCGGCTCCCACACCTTTATCGATTGCTGCACAGCTCGGGTGGATCGAAGGCAGCTTTGCGGCTCATGGCATCGGCGTTACTTCCATTCGTGATGCGACCGATCCGGCCATTCGCCAAAGCCATTTCGATCATCGGCTGGATTGGTCCTTCCGCCAAGGTGGGAATATCCCGCCGATCTGGACGCGCTCGAAAGGTCGCCAGACGCGGCTCATCGGTCTGACGCGGACGGATGAGTTTCAGGCAGTTATCGCCTTGCCGGAAAGTAGCGTTACCAGAGGCGCGGATCTGAAGGGTCGGCGAATAGGCTTACCGAAACGACCCAACGAAATCATCGATTTTCAGTGCGCAACATCGCTGAAAGGTATCGTGTCGGCTCTGACGATTTCCGGCCTTTCGTCGGACGATGTGGAACTAGTGGATATCGGCGCGTCTGAGCCAGTTCTGCTCAATCCCACAGACCAAAGGCTTCAAGGCCTCAAACGTCGTTTTCCTTACGGTGAAGAAATCGCGGCTCTGCACCGTGGCGAAATCGATGCCTTCTTCGTCAAGGGTGCTGAAGGCGTAACGGTTGCCAACCTGATCGGCGCGCAGGTCGTCGTCTCCACTGGATTTCATCCAGACCCGAAAATCCGTATTAATAATGGCACGCCAAGGCCACTGACTGTCGATGCGACCTTTGCCGACGAGCGCCCCGATCTGGTTGCCGAATTGGTGTCGGTCGTTCAGCGGGTGTCCCAATGGGCAAATGAAAATCCTGAAGATGCGGTTCGCTTCATCGCTCGCGAAATCGGGGTGAGCGAAGATGCCGTTCTGGCTGCCAACGGCCCAGGCGTGCATCGCCAACTTGTACTTGATCTCGATCCTGCCGAAGTGGATGCCATCAGCCACTTCAAGGACTTTCTTCTCGAATGGAAGTTCATTCCCGCCGATTTTAATGTTCAAGACTGGCTCGACCCGCGCCCGCTGGCCGCGTCTCCTCGTCAGCTCGTCAAGTGA
- a CDS encoding NADPH-dependent oxidoreductase, whose amino-acid sequence MTIHSSSITDGEVPHQRLAARYGVDQDFALPFWNSTIDALLNHRTARAYLQKPLPKGTLELLVAAAQSAPTSSNLQAWSVVAVQDKDRKARLAGYTGGNAHILAAPLFLVWLIDLKRLRTVAQQHGNEGEGLDYLESFLIGAIDAALAAQNAVAAIDSLGLGSCYVGGVRNQPNDVARELQLPPETIAVFGLTVGYPDPNVITDVKPRLPQSSVLFHETYAGTPETDLGAYDDVLKAFQVKQKLPQAGWTAPISKRVENAAALKGRAELTKTLRTLGFPIK is encoded by the coding sequence ATGACGATACATTCTTCCTCCATCACTGACGGCGAGGTGCCACATCAGCGCCTTGCCGCGCGCTATGGCGTGGATCAGGATTTCGCGCTGCCGTTCTGGAACAGCACCATCGATGCTTTGCTGAACCACCGCACCGCGCGCGCCTATCTGCAGAAACCATTGCCCAAGGGTACACTGGAACTTCTGGTGGCAGCCGCCCAGTCCGCGCCGACCTCATCCAATCTTCAAGCGTGGAGCGTCGTTGCAGTACAGGATAAGGACCGAAAAGCACGGCTTGCTGGCTATACCGGCGGCAACGCGCATATTCTGGCTGCACCGCTTTTCCTTGTCTGGCTTATCGATCTGAAGCGCCTCAGAACCGTTGCCCAGCAACATGGCAATGAGGGAGAGGGGCTGGATTATCTGGAAAGCTTCTTGATCGGTGCCATCGATGCGGCTCTTGCTGCCCAGAATGCCGTGGCGGCAATCGACAGCCTCGGTCTCGGCTCATGCTACGTGGGTGGTGTGCGCAACCAGCCAAACGATGTTGCCCGTGAACTGCAATTGCCGCCTGAAACCATCGCGGTCTTTGGCCTTACCGTCGGATATCCCGATCCAAACGTCATTACCGACGTGAAGCCACGTCTGCCACAATCGTCAGTCCTGTTTCATGAGACATATGCTGGAACGCCCGAGACGGATCTGGGTGCCTATGACGATGTGCTGAAAGCATTTCAGGTCAAACAAAAGCTGCCACAGGCGGGTTGGACGGCGCCGATTTCAAAGCGCGTCGAGAATGCAGCGGCCCTGAAGGGCAGGGCAGAGTTGACGAAAACTTTGCGGACACTCGGCTTCCCGATCAAGTAG
- a CDS encoding ABC transporter substrate-binding protein, whose product MDLTRRKTLLLGAAFGGAVLLPSLSFAETQTPSKGGIVTFAGLGEPTTLVPLSDSNTRTRAISTKILEGLVRFDSEFKPHPVLAESWDVSSDGLRYTFRLRQGVKWHDGKNLTSADVKFSLLAFKKVGPRGRITFASIADIETPDPLTAIVVLSKPAPYLLRALVGGETPILPAHAYPSENYSESQNGNAPIGTGPFIFEEWKRGSYVKLKRNPNYWQAGLPHLDGFIARFVADAGSATIAVETGEADYATDVSYGDLERLRQDPKLAVDVYTDAYLNNAAVFEFNLENPILAKKEVRHALAHAIDRDFINDAIFYGTAKPAGSNIPSVFTDYNDETPFKYPFDLAKANALLDEAGYPKAADGTRFSLRLAFLPSDVFRKTSEYLRSSFGKLGVKVETLDGDLATFIKRVYTERGFDLTVNGISRLFDPTAGVQRLYWSDGIKNPAPYVNAAHYNNPKVDDLFRAAAIESDETKRAAQFKEIQKITGDELPNFSIVALPTVILRNANLQSLVTTIDVAYSDLATAWKQPQS is encoded by the coding sequence ATGGATCTGACGAGGCGTAAGACATTACTTTTGGGTGCGGCGTTCGGCGGTGCAGTACTTCTGCCATCGCTGTCCTTTGCCGAAACACAGACACCGAGCAAGGGCGGCATCGTTACGTTTGCAGGGTTGGGCGAGCCTACGACGCTTGTACCGCTGTCGGACAGCAATACGCGCACGCGCGCAATTTCAACGAAAATTCTCGAAGGACTGGTGCGGTTCGACAGCGAGTTCAAGCCGCATCCCGTTCTGGCTGAAAGCTGGGATGTGTCCAGCGATGGTCTGCGCTACACCTTCAGGCTACGCCAAGGTGTAAAATGGCACGATGGCAAAAACCTGACCTCGGCGGATGTTAAATTCTCTCTGCTGGCCTTCAAGAAGGTGGGACCGCGTGGGCGCATCACATTTGCCAGCATTGCCGATATCGAAACACCCGATCCGTTGACCGCCATTGTGGTTCTATCCAAACCGGCACCTTATTTGCTGCGGGCGCTCGTCGGCGGGGAAACGCCGATCCTGCCAGCGCATGCGTATCCGTCGGAGAATTACAGCGAAAGCCAGAACGGCAACGCGCCTATCGGTACCGGCCCTTTCATCTTCGAAGAGTGGAAGCGTGGCAGCTATGTGAAGCTGAAGCGGAACCCGAATTACTGGCAGGCTGGTTTGCCGCATCTCGATGGCTTCATCGCACGTTTTGTTGCTGATGCTGGGTCAGCGACAATCGCAGTGGAAACGGGTGAGGCAGACTACGCGACCGACGTATCCTACGGCGATCTGGAACGCCTGCGGCAAGATCCGAAACTGGCTGTCGATGTCTATACGGATGCCTATCTGAACAACGCAGCCGTCTTCGAGTTCAATCTTGAAAACCCCATACTCGCCAAGAAAGAGGTTCGTCACGCACTGGCCCACGCCATCGACCGAGACTTTATCAACGACGCCATTTTTTATGGTACGGCAAAGCCCGCCGGGTCGAACATTCCGTCGGTCTTTACCGACTATAATGACGAAACGCCGTTCAAGTATCCTTTCGATCTTGCCAAGGCCAACGCGTTACTCGACGAGGCTGGCTATCCGAAAGCGGCGGATGGGACGCGTTTTTCGCTGCGGCTCGCCTTTCTGCCGTCGGACGTTTTTCGCAAAACCTCTGAATATCTGCGCTCGTCATTTGGCAAGCTGGGGGTAAAGGTTGAAACGCTCGACGGTGATCTCGCCACCTTCATCAAGCGTGTCTACACCGAACGCGGCTTCGATCTGACCGTAAACGGTATCAGCCGTCTGTTCGACCCGACTGCGGGTGTGCAGCGGCTTTACTGGTCGGATGGCATCAAGAACCCGGCACCCTATGTCAACGCGGCGCATTACAACAATCCGAAGGTGGATGACCTTTTCCGCGCCGCTGCCATAGAGAGTGATGAGACAAAGCGTGCGGCGCAGTTCAAGGAAATTCAAAAGATCACCGGCGATGAGTTGCCGAATTTCTCAATCGTTGCGCTGCCGACTGTCATTCTAAGAAACGCCAATCTGCAGTCTCTCGTGACGACCATCGATGTCGCCTATAGCGATCTCGCCACCGCATGGAAGCAACCGCAAAGCTGA
- a CDS encoding LLM class flavin-dependent oxidoreductase, translating to MALTAPITGDLELKGPLDFTDSPLSRAARQPLMLGLFLNLQDINFSSLPTSNSWTFDYNVELVKRAEELGFELAFSRTQWLPKGGYDGDSSLDSFVALGAMAAVTKSILLISTIHVLYGPLHPLHLAKYGATLDHIAKGRWGINIVTGHRAIEHEMFGWQRIEHDKRYDMASELFDVLHRLWGETENFSHEGKLNPWAISNGWITPKPVFGRPNLVTATGSPAGIDFAARHSDLVFVTSPGGAHIDSALETLPDHIATIKNRAKSYGRQVKTIINPIIVSRDTEAEATAYADAIEAGKPQPGGARAFAANNYESDAHAWRGRGDPRHKQGRNLGGNIEIIGSPEQVVEQLVALKDVGIDGVQLNFYDFREDLEYFGDRVLPLMKEAGLRL from the coding sequence ATGGCACTGACTGCGCCGATCACCGGAGACCTGGAGCTTAAAGGGCCGTTGGACTTTACGGACAGTCCACTCAGCCGTGCTGCACGACAGCCTTTGATGCTGGGATTGTTTCTCAATCTTCAGGACATCAATTTCTCAAGCCTGCCGACCAGCAACAGCTGGACCTTTGACTATAATGTCGAACTGGTGAAGCGAGCGGAGGAATTGGGGTTCGAGCTGGCTTTCAGCCGTACCCAATGGCTGCCGAAGGGTGGTTATGACGGGGATTCCTCACTCGACAGCTTTGTTGCCCTGGGTGCGATGGCAGCGGTGACGAAAAGCATTTTGCTGATTTCGACCATCCATGTTCTCTATGGTCCGCTCCATCCGCTGCATCTGGCCAAATACGGCGCAACGCTCGATCACATCGCCAAGGGGCGATGGGGCATCAACATCGTCACCGGTCATCGCGCCATCGAGCATGAAATGTTCGGCTGGCAGCGCATCGAACACGACAAGCGCTATGACATGGCAAGCGAGCTTTTCGACGTGTTGCATCGGCTTTGGGGAGAAACCGAGAATTTCTCTCATGAGGGAAAACTCAATCCATGGGCCATCAGCAACGGGTGGATCACACCGAAGCCTGTCTTCGGCCGACCGAACCTCGTCACGGCCACCGGGTCTCCGGCAGGCATCGATTTTGCGGCGCGCCATTCTGATCTGGTGTTCGTCACATCGCCCGGCGGTGCGCATATCGACAGCGCCCTGGAGACGCTTCCCGACCACATAGCGACCATCAAGAACCGGGCAAAGTCCTATGGCCGGCAGGTGAAGACGATCATCAATCCGATCATCGTCAGCCGCGATACGGAAGCCGAGGCCACTGCCTATGCCGACGCCATCGAGGCTGGCAAGCCGCAGCCGGGCGGTGCGCGTGCATTCGCCGCCAACAATTATGAAAGCGATGCCCATGCCTGGCGCGGACGCGGCGACCCTCGTCACAAGCAGGGGCGCAATCTCGGCGGCAACATCGAGATCATCGGTTCGCCGGAACAGGTGGTCGAGCAGCTCGTCGCGCTGAAGGATGTCGGCATCGATGGTGTGCAGCTTAATTTCTACGATTTCCGAGAAGATTTGGAATATTTCGGTGACCGTGTCCTGCCGCTCATGAAGGAGGCAGGGCTGAGGCTCTGA
- a CDS encoding ABC transporter substrate-binding protein, whose product MNFSRRQFHKIALAAGAFVALPGGSFAAAEEPVSGGTLKIVYFPEPTQLVAINTSAGGPQFIGSKIYDGLLTYDYDLTPKPSLAKEWSVSADGLEYVFHLQPNAKFHDGKPVTSEDVAFSVLRLKEAHPRGRATFSQVESVDTSDPLVAKLKLAKPSPGLITALAASESPIVPKHIFETFKPTENPKTDQIIGSGPFVLKEWTPGSHILLEKNADYWDQPRPHLDRVIIRLINDAGARAAALETGEGDIGHNPVALSDLERLKAVPSLKVDDQIYAYAGQQNQLVINLENEYLKNLKVRQAIAHAINVPSLIDIVLYGYAVPSPTPISPGLPKFHNPDIGFAKFDTSLSEKLLDEAGFPRKGDGKRFKLRVTTNPFNPQTYSDFIAQALIKIGIEPDIQKFDFGTYVKVVYTDRAWDLSVESLSNTFDPTAGVQRVYWSKNFKIGLPFSNASHYENPEVDRLLEAAAVEPDIEKRAKLFKEFQVIIAKDLPVINLVSPIQPVVGNIKVKDYAVGAEGLSGNLAHTWLAKEA is encoded by the coding sequence ATGAATTTTTCCAGACGCCAGTTTCACAAAATCGCGCTTGCAGCAGGGGCATTTGTCGCTCTTCCCGGAGGCTCCTTCGCGGCAGCGGAAGAGCCTGTGTCCGGTGGCACGCTGAAGATCGTCTATTTCCCGGAACCGACCCAACTCGTCGCCATCAACACCAGTGCCGGTGGCCCCCAATTCATCGGTTCCAAGATTTATGACGGTCTTCTGACCTATGATTATGATCTTACTCCCAAGCCAAGTCTGGCGAAGGAGTGGTCGGTTTCTGCCGATGGGCTCGAATATGTGTTCCACCTACAGCCGAACGCGAAATTTCACGATGGCAAACCCGTCACCTCGGAAGATGTGGCCTTCTCTGTTCTGCGCCTGAAGGAAGCCCATCCGCGCGGTCGCGCTACATTCTCGCAGGTCGAGAGTGTCGATACATCCGATCCGCTCGTTGCGAAACTCAAGCTTGCCAAGCCCTCGCCGGGGCTGATTACGGCGCTTGCGGCGTCGGAATCGCCTATCGTGCCGAAGCATATTTTCGAGACGTTCAAGCCGACCGAAAATCCCAAAACGGACCAGATCATCGGCAGCGGACCGTTCGTTCTGAAAGAGTGGACGCCGGGCAGTCACATTCTCTTGGAAAAGAACGCCGATTACTGGGACCAGCCGCGCCCGCATCTCGACCGGGTCATCATTCGGCTGATCAACGATGCGGGCGCGCGGGCGGCAGCGCTTGAAACCGGGGAGGGCGATATCGGCCATAATCCGGTAGCACTGTCTGATCTGGAACGCTTGAAAGCCGTGCCCTCGCTGAAGGTAGATGACCAGATTTATGCCTATGCAGGCCAGCAAAACCAGCTCGTAATCAATCTCGAAAACGAATATCTCAAGAACCTGAAGGTGAGGCAGGCCATTGCCCACGCCATCAACGTTCCCTCTCTTATCGATATCGTGCTTTACGGTTATGCCGTTCCGTCTCCCACGCCCATTAGTCCCGGCCTGCCGAAATTTCACAATCCGGATATCGGCTTTGCCAAGTTCGACACCTCGCTTTCGGAAAAGCTGCTGGATGAGGCAGGCTTCCCTCGCAAGGGTGATGGCAAACGCTTCAAGCTGAGGGTGACGACCAACCCGTTCAATCCGCAGACCTATTCCGATTTTATCGCGCAGGCTTTGATCAAGATCGGTATCGAGCCGGATATTCAGAAGTTCGATTTTGGGACCTATGTGAAAGTCGTCTATACCGACCGCGCATGGGACCTGTCGGTGGAATCGCTCTCCAATACGTTCGATCCGACGGCCGGTGTGCAGCGGGTGTACTGGAGCAAGAACTTCAAGATCGGCCTGCCTTTCTCCAATGCCAGCCACTACGAGAACCCTGAAGTTGACCGCTTGCTGGAAGCGGCGGCGGTGGAACCGGATATTGAGAAGCGCGCCAAGCTCTTCAAGGAGTTCCAGGTCATCATCGCCAAGGACCTGCCCGTCATCAATCTCGTCTCACCCATTCAGCCGGTCGTCGGCAATATCAAGGTCAAGGATTATGCCGTGGGCGCGGAAGGTCTGAGCGGCAATCTGGCGCACACCTGGCTGGCAAAAGAGGCCTGA
- a CDS encoding NAD(P)H-binding protein — protein sequence MAVDVLVTGATGKLGKLVVPRLIDAGKTVRVLTRRPQEATDLWGDRVEVARGDFADPATVKEAARNAQKLFLLSPISETLAAHQIAAIDAAKAAGVTRIVKISGSDWTLQNTDRSIAGGAHAAVEAHLAASGIAHAILRPNAWMQVSLAPVIAAASKGEDLPSRYGNAAVSYIDAQDIADVAIQALLDDLISSVPLVLTGGEALTSLEVARIAARIFQRPIGISDASSAALPPHLDAFEQRAIGEFIELIGAGLAAPVTQSVSRITGKPPRTVEDFLRSHLGSIQTQTHSSKGEQTWH from the coding sequence ATGGCGGTTGACGTTTTGGTAACGGGCGCGACGGGCAAGCTGGGAAAGCTTGTCGTGCCAAGGCTTATTGATGCGGGTAAAACGGTACGGGTGCTGACCCGGCGCCCGCAAGAGGCGACTGATCTTTGGGGAGACAGGGTCGAGGTCGCACGGGGAGATTTTGCTGACCCTGCCACTGTAAAAGAAGCAGCTCGAAACGCTCAGAAACTTTTCCTGCTTTCGCCGATCAGCGAGACGCTGGCTGCACATCAAATCGCCGCCATTGATGCCGCGAAAGCCGCAGGCGTCACTCGCATCGTCAAGATATCCGGCTCTGACTGGACCCTGCAAAATACCGACCGCTCAATAGCCGGTGGGGCCCATGCGGCGGTAGAGGCCCATCTTGCCGCCAGCGGTATTGCGCATGCCATCCTGCGACCTAATGCCTGGATGCAGGTGTCTCTTGCTCCTGTCATCGCGGCTGCCAGTAAAGGCGAGGATTTGCCAAGCAGGTACGGGAACGCTGCCGTATCCTACATTGATGCGCAGGATATCGCCGATGTCGCAATTCAGGCGTTGCTCGATGACTTGATCTCGTCCGTCCCATTGGTTCTCACGGGTGGTGAAGCACTGACTTCACTTGAGGTGGCACGTATCGCAGCCCGAATATTCCAGCGACCGATTGGCATATCAGATGCTTCATCCGCTGCTTTGCCACCACATCTCGATGCATTCGAACAACGTGCAATCGGCGAGTTCATCGAATTGATCGGTGCCGGGCTGGCTGCACCGGTAACGCAGTCGGTATCGCGCATCACCGGAAAGCCGCCACGCACCGTGGAGGATTTTTTGCGCAGCCATCTGGGTTCCATCCAAACCCAAACACACAGTTCCAAGGGAGAACAGACATGGCACTGA
- a CDS encoding DUF3088 domain-containing protein: protein MAKDTLFLIAPGFEDPKHPGVTFVCPHCNQIEGLLAAFPDLAERLDIHRVGFTRPREAVIAQVGEHNQSLPLLIFAGDAPEDATVHSDKRFIQDTKRILSLLAERHGFPQLH from the coding sequence ATGGCCAAGGACACACTTTTTCTGATCGCTCCCGGTTTTGAAGACCCGAAACATCCGGGGGTGACGTTCGTTTGCCCGCACTGCAATCAGATAGAGGGTCTGCTTGCAGCTTTTCCTGATCTGGCTGAACGCCTCGACATTCACCGCGTCGGCTTTACTCGCCCGCGGGAGGCGGTGATCGCGCAGGTTGGAGAGCATAACCAATCGCTGCCGCTGCTGATCTTTGCAGGCGATGCGCCCGAAGATGCGACGGTTCATAGCGACAAGCGCTTCATTCAGGACACGAAACGCATTCTTTCACTGCTGGCCGAACGCCACGGTTTTCCGCAGCTTCATTGA
- a CDS encoding LLM class flavin-dependent oxidoreductase — protein MSRKSEKLVLNAFIYPGGHHEAAWRHPQSEPHRVTDIKLYQEIARRAEAAKLDAIFFADAPVLDSNIRYAARHRLEPITMLTALAAVTEKIGFIATASTTYYEPYNLARLFASVDHISGGRVGWNIVTTSADAAAANFNLEKHPPHADRYRQATEFVDVVTKLWDSWEDDAVVADKESGLFADTDRIHPANHKGDFYQVRGALNLPRSPQGRPVYVQAGSSEDGRGFAAHYAEAIFTAHQTLESAKSFYSDIKRRVAAAGRKPAHVKILPGISPFIASTETEARKLEAEFNDLVQPAFSLAQLNRITGIDLDSADLDKPLPREAVEATRAQANSSRHQLVLDVIDRENPTIRQLLHRLAGGRGHKVIAGTPEQVSDWIESWFREGAADGFNIMPPWLTGGFDIFINEVVPLLQKRGLFRLDYEGDTLRDHYGLPRPENIYTVPTAVRESA, from the coding sequence ATGAGCAGAAAATCTGAAAAACTCGTTCTCAACGCATTCATCTACCCTGGCGGCCATCATGAAGCAGCCTGGCGGCATCCGCAGTCAGAACCGCATCGCGTGACGGATATCAAGCTTTATCAGGAGATTGCGCGGCGGGCCGAGGCGGCCAAACTTGACGCGATCTTCTTTGCCGATGCTCCGGTGCTGGATAGCAACATTCGTTATGCCGCCCGCCATAGGCTGGAGCCGATAACCATGCTCACCGCACTTGCGGCGGTAACGGAGAAAATTGGCTTCATTGCCACCGCTTCCACCACCTATTACGAGCCCTATAATCTGGCGAGGCTGTTTGCTTCCGTCGATCATATCAGTGGCGGTCGTGTCGGTTGGAACATCGTCACGACATCGGCGGATGCGGCAGCCGCCAACTTCAACCTCGAAAAGCATCCGCCCCATGCCGACCGATATCGCCAGGCGACCGAGTTTGTCGATGTGGTTACAAAGCTTTGGGACAGCTGGGAAGATGACGCCGTCGTTGCCGACAAGGAGAGCGGTCTGTTTGCCGATACGGACCGTATCCATCCGGCCAATCATAAGGGTGATTTCTATCAGGTTCGCGGCGCGCTGAACCTGCCGCGTTCGCCGCAGGGCCGTCCCGTCTATGTGCAGGCTGGATCCTCGGAGGATGGTCGCGGTTTTGCCGCGCACTATGCCGAAGCAATTTTTACCGCTCACCAGACGCTCGAAAGCGCCAAAAGCTTCTATTCCGATATCAAGAGGCGTGTGGCCGCTGCGGGTCGCAAACCTGCTCACGTCAAAATTCTGCCTGGCATCAGTCCCTTTATCGCCTCGACGGAAACGGAAGCTCGCAAGCTGGAGGCAGAATTCAACGACCTCGTCCAGCCAGCCTTTTCTCTGGCGCAACTGAACCGCATCACCGGCATCGATCTCGATTCCGCCGATCTCGACAAGCCTTTGCCACGAGAAGCCGTTGAGGCAACCCGCGCCCAGGCTAACAGCAGCCGTCACCAACTCGTGCTCGATGTCATCGACCGGGAAAATCCGACCATCCGGCAGCTACTGCACAGGCTTGCTGGCGGGCGCGGCCACAAGGTCATTGCCGGCACGCCGGAACAGGTGTCGGACTGGATCGAAAGCTGGTTCCGGGAGGGTGCTGCGGATGGGTTCAACATCATGCCGCCATGGCTGACGGGCGGTTTCGATATTTTCATCAATGAAGTCGTGCCGCTTCTTCAAAAGCGCGGCCTGTTCCGGCTCGATTACGAGGGCGACACGCTGCGCGATCATTATGGCTTACCGCGGCCCGAGAATATTTACACCGTGCCGACAGCTGTCAGAGAAAGCGCTTGA